A genomic window from Lycium barbarum isolate Lr01 chromosome 4, ASM1917538v2, whole genome shotgun sequence includes:
- the LOC132637808 gene encoding uncharacterized protein LOC132637808 translates to MTQHIQEMCGFLLKRDIPAILYEDNAACIAQLKGGYIKGDRTKHISPKFFFTHDLEKKGEIDVQQIRSIDNLVDLFTKALPTSTFEKLIYKIGMRRLRELK, encoded by the coding sequence ATGACTCAACATATTCAGGAAATGTGTGGTTTTCTTTTGAAAAGGGATATTCCAGCTATATTGtacgaagataatgctgcatgtatTGCTCAACTGAAGGGAGGATACattaaaggagatagaacaaaacaTATTTCACCAAAGTTCTTTTTTACTCATGATCTTGAAAAGAAAGGTGAGATAGATGTTCAACAAATTCGCTCGATCGATAATTTGGTGGATCTGTTCACTAAAGCATTACCAACCTCGACATTTGAAAAGCTGAtatacaagattggaatgcgtcgTCTTCGAGAATTAAAGTGA